ACAAATCTCGGTAAATCTTTTCTTCAACTGCAACTTGTTTAATTAGTTTTGATTAACCCCAGAGGCGGCGCATTGTCATCAGGCAATGCGCTTGCTGCATTTTGAGGTAGGGGTTAGGGATTAGGGGTTAGGGGTTAGGGGTTAGGGGTTAGGGGTTAGGGGTTAGGGATTAGGGGTTAGGGAAAGAAGAGGCTATAATAGACATCTCCCCCAAAAGAATCTCAAAGGGCAGGCAGGATGCCTACCCCACAAGAATTTTTGGAGATGTCTAGTGAAGGGTTTAGTTGAATTAAGAATCTCCTCACTAACTTCGATCGCTTGCTCGAAATTGAATTAAGTTTCTTTGCATTGCTTGCAGAGATGGAAAAAAGCGAAGACTTCGCCAAATTACATATTCAAAACGAGTGTTTCCCAACAAGGCGATAGCTCTCATTTTATCCGAACCTTAGTTTAGGTTGATTGTGTTTCACTTTGGAGAGCCGATCGCACTTTCACATCATACCCAAGAGCGATCGCGTTTTTTGTTGCTTGTCATAGGAGATAGCGAATGCCTACGGCAAGCTAAGCCAAAGCATTCGCTTATTCTTTAAAGATTCATCAAAAAATCCTCAACAGAAACACCAGCCTGCTCTAAAATACTTTTAAGAGTTCCCACTGCCAAAGTTTTCCGCTGTACTGGCACCACACAACCTACTTCTACTACCCCTTGAGGGTTTGCTTTGTCATCAACTGGCAATTGTTTCTTTAAAATGAGGTGACTTCCCCGCTGACGCACTTGCACAAAACCTAAGTTTTCTAAAGCACGTATAGCTTCTACACTGCTGACCCGTGGTAGTTTAGGCACTCAACACCTCGAATGTAGTTAACAGACGAGGAGAAGTTTTAGGCAAAGGGAATTCTTCTAAATAGAGTTCTGTTGCTTCTTTGAGATTGGCGATCGCTTCTTCAATCGTTTCTCCTTGGCTAGCAGTCCCTACTTCAGGACATTCTGCAACATATACATCTTCTTCCCAATAAACAATTGCGGTGAAAGTTCGAGACATTTTTTTGAGAATGTTGGTTATATTTTAACTTTTTTATTATAGGTTAACATATTACTGCCAAGCTGACTTAATACAATTTTGGGTAAGAGGCGATCGCTTTTGCATTTGAGGTTAAAGATCGATCGCCTGCCACTAAAAAATAACTTACGCTCTAAGCTTCAGGATCGATTCCCAAAGCACGTAACTGTGCGGCTAATCGATCGGCACGTTGCCTTTCTTGTTCAGCGCGTTGTCGTTCTTCTTCAGCGCGTTGTCGTTCTTCTTCAGCTTGTTGTTGTGCTAATTCTTTCTCCTGCCGTTCCAATTCGGCTCTTTCGCTACCAGCTAACAACAAATTACCATTAGCATCCCACCAACGCAGCCAGGCTGAAGCCACCCCAGCC
The genomic region above belongs to Aerosakkonema funiforme FACHB-1375 and contains:
- a CDS encoding type II toxin-antitoxin system HicA family toxin; its protein translation is MPKLPRVSSVEAIRALENLGFVQVRQRGSHLILKKQLPVDDKANPQGVVEVGCVVPVQRKTLAVGTLKSILEQAGVSVEDFLMNL
- a CDS encoding type II toxin-antitoxin system HicB family antitoxin; the protein is MSRTFTAIVYWEEDVYVAECPEVGTASQGETIEEAIANLKEATELYLEEFPLPKTSPRLLTTFEVLSA